ACACCGGTCGCCAATGCGATACGCTAAGACACGCCTGGCATCCTCACTGCACGGAGAAGATATGGGCGAGAAAAAGCTTGCCGCAAGACGTCGCCATCCGCGGTCTTTGGCAGGAGTGGTATTGGGGCAGGCTTTGACACTTCATAGAGGGATGAGAAGAAAACATGGAACAAGACAAGGACATTACGCCCGCCGAGATGCTTGCCCACCTCAAATCGAATCGCTTCATCGTCGGAATCCCATTCGCAGCGCTCATCCTTGATTTGCTGGGGCGCTCGCTGAGCGATTTCGACATGTCAGTGTTCCGGCCTCTTGAAGCCGGGATCTTCGTCGTCGCCGGACTTTCCCTCCTGGTTGCAGCACACTTCGACAGACAACACTCCCTGAAGTCACACCGCATCGAGATATGGCTCGCCCTGGCATTCGGTTTGGGCGCCCTTCGCAGCGGACTCTGGGCAGCCGGGATGGATATACAGGATGTCAACAACATCGACATGGCTTTCGGCGTGGCGGGAGCTGTGTGTGTCTATTTTTGGACGACCCGGTCTTCGCTTCAGGTTGCTGTCAAGCCAGTGCCCAAAATCCGGGTACCTACCCCTCCTGCCACCAAAATCGCTCAGAAGCCATCTGACGAGCGATATGTGAACTAACGATCATCGTATGTGAAACACCTTACTCCGTTTCTGCCCGGCTTCGAGAACCGCACGGTCAGTGAGTTGCCGATTTCAGTCAATACGCTAACCCAGGCATGATCATCATGAAAACAATCAATCTCCTCAATATCGGCCATGCAACGCTTCGGTTGCTGCAGACTGACACCGAACAATTCTGCCGTTCCCACAATGTTCAGATGGGTCAGAATGCCGGCATCCTCCTCGACGTGGTCGCTCAAACAACGAAACTCATGACCACGGTCGGCGGAGATCCAAAGTGGTTCGGTTACCTCGCCATCGACACCAGCACCAGACAGATGGTCGGCACGTGCGCATTCAAGGGAGCACCGACAAAGGAAAGAAGCGTTGAGATTGCCTACTTCACATTCCCTGTATTCGAAGGAAAGGGCTATGCGACAGCGATGGCATCCATGCTCATTCACGCCGCACAGTCGTCTCCGGAAGTCGACTCCGTCATCGCTCATACTCTGCCTGAGACAAACGCATCGACGAGAATTCTCCAGAAGGTGGGTATGAAGTTCCTGGGAGAAGTCATCGATCTTGAAGACGGCCGTGTGTGGCGGTGGAGTCTGGATCCGGGCTGACAGTCTGCAATTTCGAAATTCTCCATTCCTTGTTCGTTATTCGAGATTCATCTTGAATTCTGAATAATGAACAAACGAATTTCGAATGCTGAAGTAATGTGAGTGCTCTGTACATTGGTGTTCATCGTCGCCCCCCTTTTGTTGACACTCCACGCAATTTGCGTTACCTTTGCGGCACAGAGCCCATCGTCGCACTACACACCATCAGCACCGACCTGACAAGAGGAGGCACGCTCTTGCTCCACCATGTAACCGGAAAGCAACAGAACAGCAAGATGTGTTTTGTCTGCGGGTTGAAAAACCCCTTTGGATTGCACAGTTCCTTCTACGAGCTGGAGAGCAAGGAGCTCGTGTGCGTTTTCACCCCGTCAGATCAGCATCAGAGCTACCCGGGGCGACTCCACGGCGGAATCACCACAGCAATTCTCGATGAGACGATCGGTCGAGCCATCATGGTGCTGCACAAGGAGATGCTATGGGGAGTGACGGTGGAGTTCGCGACGAAATTCAAAAAACCGATTCCTCTCGGCCAGGAGCTTCGCGTGGTTGGCAGAATTACGAGCGATACCAGCCGTTTTTTTGAAGGAACGGGAGAACTCCTCCTTCCTGACGGCGTGGTTGCTGCAACTGGCCACGGGAAGTACATCAAGATGCCGCTTGAGAAGATTGCGGACTTTGATGCAGCCGAGCAGGAATGGAGAATCGTGCACACAGAGCGGGATCCAAAGACCATCGAACTGTAATTGTTTTCACGGATGCAGTTTCTCTCATGTTCAAAGGAGTCGCCCCATGAAACGAATCGCACTCATCACGGCGCTGCTGTTGGCCGTCGTAGCGTTGCCGCTCCTCGGCCAGCCGAAATACGAGAGTGACACGCTCAAGTCAGCTGAAGGAAACATCATCATCTCCTTTCTCGGCCACGGTTCGGTGATGTTCGGGTTCAAGAGTATGGTCATCTACATCGATCCTGTCAGCCGATACGCCGATTTTGCGACAATGCCCAAGGCCGACCTGATTCTCGTCACGCATGAGCACGGTGATCACCTCGACAGTGCGGCAATCGAGGGACTCCGAAGTGATAAA
Above is a window of Ignavibacteriales bacterium DNA encoding:
- a CDS encoding GNAT family N-acetyltransferase yields the protein MKTINLLNIGHATLRLLQTDTEQFCRSHNVQMGQNAGILLDVVAQTTKLMTTVGGDPKWFGYLAIDTSTRQMVGTCAFKGAPTKERSVEIAYFTFPVFEGKGYATAMASMLIHAAQSSPEVDSVIAHTLPETNASTRILQKVGMKFLGEVIDLEDGRVWRWSLDPG
- a CDS encoding PaaI family thioesterase — translated: MLHHVTGKQQNSKMCFVCGLKNPFGLHSSFYELESKELVCVFTPSDQHQSYPGRLHGGITTAILDETIGRAIMVLHKEMLWGVTVEFATKFKKPIPLGQELRVVGRITSDTSRFFEGTGELLLPDGVVAATGHGKYIKMPLEKIADFDAAEQEWRIVHTERDPKTIEL